The segment CTTTTTTACCTTTCCGTACCTATGGTGGCAAGCCTGTTTCTTGAGGATGTTACAGCATGGCTAGATTTGAATGATATACGTTATACTCCTAAGGTAAAGTTTACCGGTAAGACCGGATATGACCATTTGTTTGATTTCGTTATTCCAGCATCTAAAAAGCAGCCTGAGCGAATTCTTCACACAATTAATAAACCAAGTCGTGACACTGCTCAAAGCGTTGCCTTTTCATGGATTGACACAAAGTCAGTAAGACCAGAAAATGCGATGGCATATGTTTTCTTAAATGATACTGAACATACACCATCTGCTTCTGTGATAGACGCGTTAAAAAATTATGACGTCAATCCTGTTATATGGAGCCGCCGAAACGAGGTGCAGGAGGTATTGGCAGCTTAGTTTTAAATGCTGGGCTATGTAACTATTAGCAAACCTGTTTGTTCATTTTTATCTGAACAGGAATAGATCATCAAATAGAAGCAGAGTAGCCAGAAAAGTAGCCAGTAAAGTAGACAGAAAACATCTTAGAAAATTCTTGGGATTTTGCCTGATATTTAACGACAATTTAAAATTTGGATAACCCTTTACTTTTCAGGTAGTAAATATGATTGTCGCATCACTAGGAAATAGAGATATCCTGAAATTACATAA is part of the Desulfatiglans sp. genome and harbors:
- a CDS encoding DUF1829 domain-containing protein translates to MIDEIHILLDQYTAWLKDKTALRKIDDWVEITTPYLDRHNDYIQIYIRRDNGSYILTDDGYTIDDLKRSGCELESKKRRDLLTLTLNGFGAKLEENALVMRASSENFPLRKHNLLQAILAVNDLFYLSVPMVASLFLEDVTAWLDLNDIRYTPKVKFTGKTGYDHLFDFVIPASKKQPERILHTINKPSRDTAQSVAFSWIDTKSVRPENAMAYVFLNDTEHTPSASVIDALKNYDVNPVIWSRRNEVQEVLAA